From Oncorhynchus mykiss isolate Arlee chromosome 25, USDA_OmykA_1.1, whole genome shotgun sequence, a single genomic window includes:
- the LOC110505535 gene encoding rRNA-processing protein FCF1 homolog gives MGKRKTKKFASMKRMISLKDQRIKEKDRTKVLAKKKKDPSEIKEKEVPKYPSCLFFQYNTQLGPPYHILVDTNFINFSIKAKLDIVQSMMDCLYAKCIPCITDCVMAEIEKLGMKYRVALRIAKDPQFERLPCTHKGTYADDCLVQRVTQHKCYILATVDRDLKRRIRKIPGVPIMYISNHRFNIERMPDDYGAPRF, from the exons ATG GGGAAACGGAAGACTAAAAAGTTTGCTTCAATGAAGAGAATGATAAGTTTGAAAGATCAGAGAAT AAAAGAGAAAGACCGTACCAAAGTACTGGCGAAAAAAAAGAAAGATCCTTCAGAAATAAAGGAAAAAGAAGT GCCAAAGTATCCATCATGTCTGTTCTTCCAGTACAACACTCAGCTTGGTCCCCCTTATCATATCCTTGTCGACACCAATTTCATCAACTTCTCCATCAAGGCTAAACTCGACATAGTTCAGTCAATGATGGACTGCCTGTACGCCAAAT GTATCCCATGCATCACAGACTGTGTAATGGCCGAGATAGAGAAACTGGGGATGAAGTATCGAGTTGCTCTAAG GATAGCCAAGGATCCTCAGTTCGAACGACTTCCATGCACCCACAAAGGAACTTACGCTGATGACTGTTTAGTTCAAAGGGTAACACAG CACAAGTGCTACATCCTGGCAACTGTGGACAGAGACCTGAAGAGAAGAATCAGAAAGATCCCAGGAGTACCCATCATGTACATCTCCAACCATAG GTTCAACATTGAAAGAATGCCTGATGACTATGGTGCTCCAAGATTTTAA
- the LOC110505534 gene encoding tubulinyl-Tyr carboxypeptidase 1 isoform X1: MLRTTVGCVGVEERDEEQEDEGEEDLRDGGVPFFVNRGGLPVDEETWEQMWRHVARIHPNGEAIGKRIRGASDLPKIPTLSVPTYQPTTSIPQRLEAIQKYIRDLQYNHTGTQFFEIKKSRPLTALMDIAKEMIRESLPIKCLEAVILGIYLSNSMPGVERFPLSFKTQFSGNHFCHIVLGMHSGGRFGALGISRREDLMFKPLEFRTLADLVQEFEGAYRGYWHTLRKVKIGQYVSHDPHSVEQIDWKHSIIDVDKLTKEELRRELERHTRDMRLKIGKAAPPSPAKDRKSSMGSPLRNPGSPMRRNSRIERRPSGEKKVLDPKPPPDMNGYQIRV, encoded by the exons ATGCTGAGGACCACAGTGGGGTGtgtgggggtggaggagagagatgaggagcaGGAGGATGAAGGTGAAGAGGACTTGCGGGATGGAGGtgtgcccttctttgtgaacAGGGGAGGCCTACCGGTGGATGAGGAGACTTGGGAGCAGATGTGGAGGCATGTGGCCCGGATTCACCCTAATGGTGAGGCCATAGGGAAACGCATCCGGGGAGCCAGTGATCTGCCCAAG ATTCCAACACTGAGTGTGCCTACATACCAGCCAACCACCAGTATCCCACAGCGCCTAGAAGCCATACAGAAATATATCAGGGATTTGCA GTACAATCACACAGGAACACAGTTTTTTGAAATCAAGAAGAGCAGGCCTCTTACTGC GTTGATGGACATCGCCAAGGAGATGATCCGGGAGTCACTACCAATCAAGTGTCTGGAGGCAGTGATCCTTGGAAT TTACCTCAGCAACAGCATGCCGGGTGTGGAGCGCTTCCCCCTCAGCTTTAAGACGCAGTTCTCAGGGAACCACTTTTGCCACATCGTGCTGGGGATGCACAGCGGTGGCCGCTTCGGAGCACTGGGCATCAGCCGGCGGGAGGACCTCATGTTCAAACCCCTGGAGTTCCGCACGCTGGCTGACCTGGTGCAGGAGTTTGAGGGGGCCTACAGGGGCTACTGGCACACCTTGAGGAAGGTGAAGATTGGTCAGTATGTGTCCCATGACCCCCACAGTGTGGAACAGATAGACTGGAAACACTCCATAATAGACGTGGACAAACTGACCAAGGAGGAGCTgcggagagagctggagagacacACCCGGGACATGAGGCTGAAG ATTGGAAAGGCTGCGCCCCCTTCACCCGCCAAAGACAGGAAGAGTAGCATGGGCTCGCCCCTTCGTAACCCAGGCAGCCCCATGCGCAGGAACAGCCGCATCGAGAGACG TCCATCTGGAGAGAAGAAAGTTCTTGATCCGAAGCCGCCACCAGACATGAATGGATATCAGATTCGAGTGTGA
- the LOC110505534 gene encoding tubulinyl-Tyr carboxypeptidase 1 isoform X2 has protein sequence MRRLGSRCGGMWPGFTLMIPTLSVPTYQPTTSIPQRLEAIQKYIRDLQYNHTGTQFFEIKKSRPLTALMDIAKEMIRESLPIKCLEAVILGIYLSNSMPGVERFPLSFKTQFSGNHFCHIVLGMHSGGRFGALGISRREDLMFKPLEFRTLADLVQEFEGAYRGYWHTLRKVKIGQYVSHDPHSVEQIDWKHSIIDVDKLTKEELRRELERHTRDMRLKIGKAAPPSPAKDRKSSMGSPLRNPGSPMRRNSRIERRPSGEKKVLDPKPPPDMNGYQIRV, from the exons ATGAGGAGACTTGGGAGCAGATGTGGAGGCATGTGGCCCGGATTCACCCTAATG ATTCCAACACTGAGTGTGCCTACATACCAGCCAACCACCAGTATCCCACAGCGCCTAGAAGCCATACAGAAATATATCAGGGATTTGCA GTACAATCACACAGGAACACAGTTTTTTGAAATCAAGAAGAGCAGGCCTCTTACTGC GTTGATGGACATCGCCAAGGAGATGATCCGGGAGTCACTACCAATCAAGTGTCTGGAGGCAGTGATCCTTGGAAT TTACCTCAGCAACAGCATGCCGGGTGTGGAGCGCTTCCCCCTCAGCTTTAAGACGCAGTTCTCAGGGAACCACTTTTGCCACATCGTGCTGGGGATGCACAGCGGTGGCCGCTTCGGAGCACTGGGCATCAGCCGGCGGGAGGACCTCATGTTCAAACCCCTGGAGTTCCGCACGCTGGCTGACCTGGTGCAGGAGTTTGAGGGGGCCTACAGGGGCTACTGGCACACCTTGAGGAAGGTGAAGATTGGTCAGTATGTGTCCCATGACCCCCACAGTGTGGAACAGATAGACTGGAAACACTCCATAATAGACGTGGACAAACTGACCAAGGAGGAGCTgcggagagagctggagagacacACCCGGGACATGAGGCTGAAG ATTGGAAAGGCTGCGCCCCCTTCACCCGCCAAAGACAGGAAGAGTAGCATGGGCTCGCCCCTTCGTAACCCAGGCAGCCCCATGCGCAGGAACAGCCGCATCGAGAGACG TCCATCTGGAGAGAAGAAAGTTCTTGATCCGAAGCCGCCACCAGACATGAATGGATATCAGATTCGAGTGTGA